A single genomic interval of Koleobacter methoxysyntrophicus harbors:
- a CDS encoding transposase, with amino-acid sequence MKNRQYSDEFKEQLIKECQETGNVALVARRHEISPNTIHTWISKYRKRGTVKSLPKT; translated from the coding sequence ATGAAAAACAGGCAATATAGTGATGAATTTAAAGAGCAACTAATAAAAGAATGTCAGGAAACGGGTAATGTAGCATTAGTAGCAAGGCGTCATGAAATTTCGCCCAACACCATTCATACCTGGATCAGCAAATACCGCAAAAGAGGAACCGTGAAATCCCTACCCAAAACATGA
- a CDS encoding chromate transporter — MPNTELVISFLKIGAFSFGGGYTMIPFIQKEIIYRHQWIPLNDFIDIVGIAEITPGPIAINSSTFVGYRIGGVIGSLLSTVSVVLVPFLLVMMLAPFFLKIKGSPAVRRAFKGIRPAIIGLIASAAITLGKAAMIDIKSMIICIVVFVMVYRVKFHPVFGIIAAGMLGVILY, encoded by the coding sequence ATGCCAAACACTGAACTTGTTATTTCATTCTTAAAAATAGGTGCCTTCAGCTTCGGTGGGGGGTATACCATGATTCCCTTTATACAAAAGGAAATAATTTACAGGCATCAGTGGATACCCCTGAATGATTTCATAGATATTGTAGGGATTGCCGAAATAACCCCCGGTCCCATTGCCATAAACTCATCAACTTTTGTAGGTTACCGGATAGGTGGGGTTATCGGTTCGCTGCTGTCTACAGTCAGTGTAGTTTTGGTGCCTTTCTTACTGGTAATGATGCTGGCTCCTTTTTTTTTGAAAATAAAGGGTTCACCGGCAGTGAGGAGGGCATTTAAAGGTATAAGACCTGCTATCATAGGATTGATTGCTTCGGCAGCTATAACTTTAGGTAAAGCTGCAATGATTGATATAAAGAGCATGATAATATGTATTGTAGTATTTGTGATGGTCTATAGGGTAAAATTTCATCCTGTTTTCGGTATTATTGCCGCAGGGATGCTGGGCGTTATTTTATATTAG
- a CDS encoding type II toxin-antitoxin system HicB family antitoxin — protein sequence MQRRRRFKVVLEWNDEDGGYTVTVPALPGCITEGDTLEEALRNAEEAITGYLEALKIQGRPIPEKDANTW from the coding sequence ATGCAAAGACGAAGACGATTTAAAGTCGTTTTAGAATGGAACGACGAGGATGGGGGGTATACCGTTACAGTACCGGCTTTGCCGGGATGTATAACCGAAGGAGATACCCTCGAGGAAGCATTAAGAAATGCTGAAGAAGCTATTACTGGCTATCTCGAAGCATTAAAGATTCAGGGCCGGCCGATTCCCGAAAAAGACGCAAATACATGGTAA
- a CDS encoding chromate transporter has translation MKNLAKLFFIFLKIGAFTFGGGYAMISLIEVEIVDKQKWLKSEDFVDIIGVVQTIPGALAVNMASFIGYKLFGIPGAISAGLGVITPSFIIILAISILYNQFKNMELVNKFFMGIRPAVVSLIVVAIIKLSNLIEKNVFNVFIFTGSVIGIVLLDIHPIVIILTAAITGYLTESRRGKGHAKH, from the coding sequence TTGAAAAATTTAGCTAAGCTCTTTTTTATCTTTTTGAAAATAGGGGCTTTTACCTTTGGCGGCGGTTATGCCATGATTTCACTTATAGAGGTAGAAATCGTTGATAAACAAAAATGGCTGAAATCCGAGGATTTTGTCGATATAATTGGGGTGGTACAGACGATACCGGGCGCTCTTGCAGTGAATATGGCCTCTTTTATAGGTTATAAATTGTTCGGGATTCCAGGAGCAATTTCTGCAGGTTTAGGAGTTATAACCCCTTCCTTTATAATAATTTTGGCAATTAGTATTCTATACAATCAATTTAAAAACATGGAACTGGTCAATAAATTTTTTATGGGCATAAGACCTGCTGTAGTATCCCTTATTGTAGTTGCGATTATTAAATTGAGCAATTTAATTGAAAAAAATGTGTTTAATGTTTTTATTTTTACAGGGAGCGTTATTGGTATCGTCTTATTGGATATTCATCCTATTGTAATTATTCTGACTGCAGCTATTACAGGCTACCTGACAGAGAGCAGAAGGGGGAAGGGACATGCCAAACACTGA